A genomic stretch from Bacterioplanes sanyensis includes:
- a CDS encoding AMP-binding protein, translating to MSRSLPSYALFAQQFSSDAIEAQFHGNFTDGINVCQEICDRYASDASKVALRYQTAAGIDGEMTFAELQQQAARFANFLNAQGIGRGDRVACLLPRTPQLLICILGTLRAGAVYQPLFTAFGPGAIDYRLQQANTRLIVTNGEQWHKLDDVSASPLTMLVDNLPTTSKQPDFYLHEQLSHYSDDFTPVLLQLDDPFLQMFTSGTTGKPKGVAVPTKALMAFYVYMKYAIGLQADDQFWNLADPGWAYGLYYAIIGPLLLGVTTHFNEASFSADNTLAFLQRYRITNLAAAPTAYRLLMANDELFDDSAKLQVKRASSAGEPLSPEIVNWAQQRLGCRLCDQYGQTETGMTSANFHALEHVERPASMGFQLPGYRLVALDPKGNEVAPGESGELAVDMEHSPLFFFDGYTWNEKAPYQGRYYLTGDMVVSNGDGSHSYTGRDDDIIASAGYRIGPAEVESALIEHDAVIESAVVGKPDDKRGAIVKAYVVVRSNYETDQQLAEELQQHVRNTLSMHSYPREIEFVDELPKTSSGKIQRYLLRQQAEKEISDATSA from the coding sequence ATGTCCAGGTCGCTCCCCAGCTACGCCCTCTTTGCTCAACAATTTTCCAGCGATGCCATCGAAGCGCAGTTTCATGGCAACTTTACCGATGGCATCAATGTTTGCCAGGAAATCTGTGACCGTTATGCCAGCGATGCCAGCAAGGTGGCCCTGCGTTATCAAACAGCCGCCGGCATTGATGGCGAGATGACCTTCGCTGAGCTGCAGCAACAGGCGGCGCGTTTTGCCAATTTTCTAAACGCCCAAGGCATTGGCCGGGGAGATCGCGTAGCCTGCCTGCTGCCGCGTACGCCACAGCTACTGATCTGCATTCTCGGTACGCTGCGAGCTGGGGCAGTATATCAGCCTTTGTTTACCGCGTTTGGCCCAGGTGCCATCGACTACCGGTTGCAGCAAGCCAATACCCGCCTGATCGTTACCAATGGCGAGCAATGGCACAAGCTCGACGACGTCAGTGCCTCACCGCTGACCATGTTGGTGGACAATCTACCTACGACTAGCAAACAGCCAGACTTTTATTTGCATGAGCAACTGTCGCACTACAGCGACGATTTTACGCCCGTGCTGCTGCAGCTAGATGATCCCTTTCTGCAAATGTTTACCTCCGGCACCACCGGTAAGCCCAAGGGCGTGGCGGTACCGACCAAAGCGCTGATGGCATTTTACGTTTACATGAAATATGCCATTGGCCTGCAAGCGGATGACCAGTTCTGGAATCTGGCCGACCCTGGTTGGGCGTACGGCCTCTACTACGCGATTATTGGCCCATTGTTATTGGGTGTGACCACGCACTTTAATGAAGCCAGCTTTAGCGCCGACAATACACTGGCTTTTTTACAGCGATATCGCATCACGAATCTTGCCGCGGCACCGACGGCGTATCGTCTGTTAATGGCAAACGATGAGTTATTTGATGATTCTGCCAAATTGCAGGTTAAACGTGCCAGCAGTGCGGGTGAGCCACTCAGCCCGGAAATTGTCAATTGGGCGCAACAGCGCTTGGGCTGTCGCTTATGTGATCAATATGGGCAAACGGAAACTGGCATGACCTCGGCTAATTTCCACGCATTGGAGCACGTCGAACGCCCGGCCAGTATGGGATTTCAGCTACCCGGTTATCGTCTGGTGGCCCTTGATCCGAAAGGCAATGAAGTGGCTCCGGGTGAAAGCGGCGAATTAGCAGTTGATATGGAACACTCGCCGCTGTTTTTCTTTGACGGGTATACCTGGAATGAAAAAGCGCCCTATCAGGGCCGCTATTATCTGACTGGCGATATGGTGGTCAGCAATGGCGACGGCTCACACAGTTACACGGGGCGCGATGACGATATCATTGCCTCAGCAGGCTATCGCATTGGGCCAGCGGAAGTGGAAAGCGCATTGATCGAGCACGATGCGGTCATTGAAAGTGCTGTGGTCGGCAAACCCGACGATAAACGCGGCGCCATTGTCAAAGCCTATGTGGTTGTGCGCTCCAATTACGAAACCGATCAGCAATTGGCTGAGGAACTGCAACAACACGTGCGCAATACGTTGTCGATGCACTCGTATCCGCGCGAAATTGAGTTCGTCGATGAGCTACCAAAAACTTCCAGCGGTAAAATTCAGCGCTATTTATTGCGCCAGCAAGCCGAAAAAGAAATTAGCGACGCCACTTCGGCTTAA
- a CDS encoding thiolase family protein: protein MKDNDIVIASAARTPMGGLLGALSDVSSPQLGSVAIGAAIERSGITAADIDAVIMGCVLPAGLGQAPARQASRGAGIADSSGCTTVNKMCGSGMQAVILAHDQIKAGSANIMVAGGMENMSQAPYLLPKARAGLRMGHGEVKDSMFLDGLEDAYEGGLMGSFAQRSADDYRISREAMDEFALQSLSRAQAAIANGHFDNEITSVTVPGRKGDIEIRIDEQPGNARPDKIPTLKPAFKKDGSITAANASSISDGASALVLASHGAAQAHGMQPLARIVAHATHAQLPAEFTLAPIGAIGKVLDKAGWNKDDVDLFEINEAFAVVTLLAMQELKLDADKVNIHGGACALGHPIGSSGARIMVTLIHALQQRGLKKGVASLCIGGGEATAVAIEVL, encoded by the coding sequence ATGAAAGACAACGACATCGTCATTGCCAGCGCCGCGCGCACCCCGATGGGCGGCTTATTGGGCGCACTCAGTGACGTCAGCAGCCCACAACTGGGCAGCGTCGCCATTGGCGCCGCCATCGAACGCTCTGGCATCACCGCCGCGGATATCGATGCCGTCATTATGGGCTGCGTATTGCCAGCAGGTTTAGGGCAAGCACCCGCACGTCAAGCCTCACGTGGCGCCGGAATTGCCGACAGCAGCGGCTGCACCACGGTCAATAAAATGTGTGGCTCAGGCATGCAGGCGGTGATTCTAGCGCACGACCAAATCAAAGCAGGCAGTGCGAACATCATGGTCGCTGGTGGTATGGAAAACATGAGCCAGGCACCGTATTTATTGCCCAAAGCGCGCGCGGGATTGCGCATGGGACACGGTGAAGTAAAAGACTCGATGTTTCTCGACGGCTTGGAAGACGCCTACGAAGGCGGCTTGATGGGCAGCTTTGCCCAGCGCAGCGCCGACGACTATCGCATTAGCCGTGAGGCCATGGACGAGTTTGCACTGCAATCGCTAAGCCGTGCTCAAGCCGCCATTGCCAACGGTCATTTTGATAATGAAATCACCAGCGTGACGGTTCCAGGGCGTAAAGGCGATATCGAAATTCGCATAGACGAGCAACCAGGCAACGCACGGCCGGATAAAATTCCAACGTTAAAACCCGCCTTTAAAAAAGACGGCAGCATCACCGCCGCCAACGCCAGCTCGATCAGTGACGGCGCCTCTGCTCTGGTATTAGCCAGCCATGGCGCGGCACAAGCACACGGCATGCAACCACTGGCACGCATTGTCGCGCACGCCACTCATGCCCAGCTGCCCGCTGAATTTACCCTGGCGCCTATTGGTGCCATTGGAAAAGTACTGGATAAAGCGGGCTGGAATAAAGACGACGTTGATTTATTTGAAATCAACGAAGCCTTTGCCGTGGTCACCTTATTGGCCATGCAGGAATTAAAGCTCGATGCCGATAAGGTCAATATTCACGGCGGTGCCTGCGCCTTAGGCCACCCTATTGGCTCGTCCGGTGCGCGCATCATGGTGACGCTGATTCACGCCTTGCAGCAGCGTGGTCTGAAGAAAGGCGTTGCCTCCTTATGCATCGGTGGTGGTGAAGCCACGGCCGTGGCGATTGAAGTGCTGTAA
- a CDS encoding AraC family transcriptional regulator — MTHNLTFSSHYARAALYGLQQQRSDWRELLQQRGIDYGLIQEPLARIPTEQFVNLFRLVWRVLDDEFMGRSRQPCRVGHFHLMGSLVVHADNLAEVLRQSIRCYDLFSDDIVIELIEHEQQVELSITHTQPQLDPDNFLVEWLLLVWHRLCGWLIDQTIVLSQAGFQHALPAHFDEYQFVYPCRCHFEQARNSLFFSQRYMAMPVVRSTAELDAFVHDSPRHLMIWAGEDDSLTTRVRRVLEHSAAPKLPTLEQVAVQLHMTSYTLCRKLKAEGSAYQKIKDNLRRDQAVTMLTRQNLSIADISTELGFAEPGAFSRAFKSWTGVSPLAYRQHEG; from the coding sequence GTGACGCACAATCTGACTTTTTCTTCACATTACGCTCGCGCCGCGCTGTATGGGCTGCAACAGCAGCGCAGTGATTGGCGGGAGTTACTGCAGCAACGTGGTATCGACTATGGTCTGATACAAGAGCCGCTGGCGCGCATACCAACAGAGCAGTTTGTGAACCTGTTTCGGTTGGTCTGGCGTGTACTGGACGATGAGTTTATGGGGCGCAGCCGCCAGCCGTGTCGGGTAGGCCATTTCCATTTAATGGGGTCGCTGGTGGTGCATGCCGACAACCTAGCGGAGGTGCTGCGACAGAGTATTCGTTGCTACGACTTGTTTTCCGACGATATTGTTATTGAGCTGATCGAACATGAGCAGCAGGTCGAGCTCAGCATTACTCATACTCAGCCGCAGCTGGACCCGGATAATTTTTTGGTAGAATGGCTATTGCTGGTGTGGCATCGGCTGTGTGGCTGGCTGATTGATCAGACCATTGTGCTCAGTCAGGCAGGGTTTCAACACGCGCTGCCAGCGCATTTTGATGAATATCAGTTTGTGTATCCATGTCGCTGTCATTTCGAGCAAGCGCGCAACAGTCTCTTTTTTAGTCAACGCTATATGGCCATGCCGGTGGTTCGATCAACGGCCGAACTGGATGCGTTTGTGCACGACTCCCCTCGCCACTTGATGATTTGGGCGGGAGAAGACGACAGCTTAACCACACGCGTACGGCGCGTATTAGAGCACAGTGCGGCGCCTAAATTGCCGACATTAGAGCAAGTGGCCGTGCAGCTGCACATGACCTCCTACACCTTGTGTCGCAAGCTCAAAGCCGAAGGCAGTGCTTATCAAAAAATTAAAGATAATCTGCGCCGTGATCAGGCGGTGACCATGCTGACACGGCAAAACTTAAGCATCGCCGATATTTCTACAGAGCTTGGTTTTGCCGAGCCAGGAGCATTTTCCCGCGCCTTTAAAAGTTGGACCGGTGTTAGTCCACTGGCGTATCGCCAACACGAAGGGTAA
- a CDS encoding alkene reductase yields MSEATELLSPVTLGALQLNNRVLMAPLTRVRAEADHVPGDLMAQYYAQRASAGLIIAEATMAMADTSAFISEPGIYSAEQIAGWRKVTDAVHKAGGKIILQLWHGGRASHPDLNGGKTPVAASAVAIDGEVHTPAGKQPYTVPRALADDEIPSIIEGFRQAAENAKEAGFDGVEVHGANGYLLDNFLRDGSNQRSGPYGGSLENRARLLLEVLQAVSDVWGSQRVAVRTSPLNSFNSMKDSDPIEMTCYLAQQFNQLDLAFWHLMRADFMAEQQGDVVSAARALYQGNLVSNMGYSRDEANQGIVEQKFDAVAFGVPYIANPDLVERFRLDAPLNEADPETFYVPGAKGYIDYPTLAEQ; encoded by the coding sequence ATGAGTGAAGCAACCGAACTCCTAAGCCCAGTGACTCTGGGAGCGTTACAATTGAACAACCGCGTACTAATGGCTCCTTTGACCCGTGTGCGTGCAGAGGCGGACCATGTGCCTGGGGATTTGATGGCACAGTATTATGCGCAGCGTGCCAGTGCCGGTCTGATTATTGCCGAAGCGACCATGGCGATGGCGGACACCTCAGCCTTTATTTCTGAACCCGGCATTTACAGCGCTGAGCAAATTGCCGGCTGGCGCAAAGTCACGGATGCGGTGCATAAAGCCGGTGGTAAGATCATTTTGCAGTTGTGGCATGGCGGACGGGCCAGTCACCCGGATTTAAATGGCGGTAAAACACCAGTTGCAGCCAGTGCGGTGGCGATTGATGGTGAAGTGCATACGCCAGCGGGTAAGCAGCCTTACACCGTACCTCGTGCTTTGGCCGATGATGAAATACCAAGCATTATCGAGGGCTTTCGACAGGCGGCTGAAAACGCCAAAGAGGCCGGTTTTGACGGTGTCGAAGTCCATGGTGCCAACGGCTATTTGTTAGACAACTTTTTACGCGACGGCAGCAATCAGCGCAGCGGCCCATACGGTGGTTCACTGGAAAATCGTGCGCGTTTATTGTTGGAAGTGCTGCAAGCGGTGAGTGATGTGTGGGGCAGTCAGCGGGTAGCGGTAAGAACTTCACCGCTAAACAGCTTTAACAGCATGAAAGACAGCGACCCAATTGAAATGACGTGCTATTTGGCACAGCAGTTTAATCAATTGGATCTGGCGTTCTGGCATTTGATGCGTGCTGACTTTATGGCCGAGCAGCAAGGTGATGTGGTGTCAGCGGCGCGAGCGCTGTATCAGGGCAATTTGGTGAGTAATATGGGTTACAGCCGCGATGAAGCCAACCAAGGCATTGTCGAGCAGAAGTTTGATGCCGTCGCCTTTGGTGTTCCTTACATTGCTAATCCGGATTTGGTCGAGCGTTTCCGGTTAGACGCACCGCTTAACGAGGCGGATCCTGAGACGTTTTATGTGCCGGGTGCCAAGGGTTATATCGATTATCCAACTCTAGCTGAGCAATAA